The Novosphingobium aromaticivorans DSM 12444 genome segment GGTGGTGACAAGACGGCCGCTGCGGAAGCTCTGAAGGCGGCCCAGCCGGAGCTGGCACGTGGCGTGGCCCGTGGCGTGCTCCACAAGAACACCGTCGCGCGCAAGATGTCGCGTCTGACGAAGCGCGTCGCCTCGCTCTGATTCGCTGGCGATAGCGATTCGGTCGGTGCTGCCAGCTGGCAGTACTAAATACCGAATCCAGTGCACAAAAATGGAACGTGGCCGGCGG includes the following:
- the rpsT gene encoding 30S ribosomal protein S20, which gives rise to MANTPQARKRIRRNERRAEINGNRLSRIRTFVKKVETALAGGDKTAAAEALKAAQPELARGVARGVLHKNTVARKMSRLTKRVASL